A DNA window from Setaria viridis chromosome 2, Setaria_viridis_v4.0, whole genome shotgun sequence contains the following coding sequences:
- the LOC117846338 gene encoding UDP-glycosyltransferase 76B1 isoform X2 yields the protein MATAAAGGRRRRVLFFPLPYQGHINPMFQLAGLLHARGFAVTIFHTHFNAPDASAHRDYDFVPVPDGMPEGGHPLLDTVKRILDMNRACEAPFRERLAALLERREGDDVACLVADAHLLAMVDVARGLGVPTLVLRTASAACFRCFLAYPMLHEKGYLPPQDLDMPVKELPPLRVKDLYYARRVDNELVTKLLTRATQAVKNSSGLVINTSDALEKTELERIRDELNIPMVLPVGPLHKLSSKSVGSSLLNQDYGCIEWLETRPSKSVLYVSFGSLASVGSKEFLEVAWGLANSGVPFLWVVRPDILQDLDDPNFPNGFEAAVQDRGKLIQWAPQEEVLAHRAVGGFWTHNGWNSTLESICEGVPMMCRPQFADQPMNTRYVEQTWGVGFELEGVLERGKIEKAVRKLMKDREGDEMRERAKELKNKVEDCLKIGGSSQIAIDKLVNYLLAT from the exons ATGGCCACCGCCGCTGCTggcggccgtcggcggcgcgtGCTGTTCTTCCCGCTCCCGTACCAGGGCCACATAAACCCCATGTTCCagctcgccggcctcctccacgcGCGCGGGTTCGCCGTCACCATCTTCCACACCCACTTCAACGCCCCCGACGCGTCCGCCCATCGGGACTACGACTTCGtccccgtccccgacggcatGCCGGAGGGTGGCCACCCGCTGCTGGACACCGTCAAGCGCATCCTCGACATGAACCGCGCCTGCGAGGCGCCGTTCCGGGAGCGCCTCGCCGCCCTGCTGGAGCGGCGGGAGGGCGACGACGTCGCGTGCCTCGTCGCCGACGCGCACCTGCTGGCGATGGTGGACGTGGCGCGGGGCCTCGGCGTGCCCACGCTGGTGCTGCGCACCGCCAGCGCCGCGTGCTTCCGCTGCTTCCTGGCGTACCCCATGCTTCATGAAAAGGGTTATCTGCCTCCGCAAG ATCTAGACATGCCAGTGAAGGAGTTGCCACCACTGCGGGTAAAGGACCTCTACTACGCAAGAAGGGTTGACAATGAACTGGTGACCAAATTGCTCACTCGAGCCACGCAAGCAGTAAAGAATTCATCCGGTTTAGTTATCAACACATCTGATGCTCTGGAGAAAACCGAGCTCGAGAGGATCCGTGATGAGCTCAACATCCCTATGGTTCTCCCTGTAGGCCCTCTCCACAAGCTTTCTTCCAAGAGCGTAGGGAGCAGCTTACTGAACCAAGACTATGGTTGCATCGAGTGGCTGGAAACGCGACCTTCGAAATCGGTGTTGTATGTCAGCTTTGGGAGTTTGGCATCAGTGGGCTCCAAGGAGTTCTTGGAGGTGGCTTGGGGTTTGGCAAACAGTGGCGTTCCTTTCCTATGGGTGGTTCGGCCAGATATATTGCAAGATTTGGATGATCCCAATTTCCCAAACGGCTTTGAGGCCGCAGTTCAGGACAGGGGCAAGCTGATTCAGTGGGCCCCACAAGAGGAGGTGTTGGCGCACCGTGCTGTGGGTGGGTTTTGGACCCACAATGGATGGAACTCGACATTGGAGAGTATTTGTGAGGGTGTTCCGATGATGTGTAGGCCTCAATTCGCAGATCAGCCGATGAACACGAGGTATGTGGAGCAAACATGGGGTGTAGGGTTTGAGCTTGAAGGCGTGCTAGAAAGAGGAAAAATTGAGAAGGCCGTAAGGAAGCTAATGAAGGATAGAGAAGGTGATGAGATGAGGGAAAGAGCTAAGGAACTAAAGAACAAAGTGGAGGACTGCTTGAAAATTGGTGGGTCTTCTCAGATTGCCATTGACAAGTTGGTGAACTACTTACTTGCTACGTGA
- the LOC117846338 gene encoding UDP-glycosyltransferase 76B1 isoform X1: MATAAAGGRRRRVLFFPLPYQGHINPMFQLAGLLHARGFAVTIFHTHFNAPDASAHRDYDFVPVPDGMPEGGHPLLDTVKRILDMNRACEAPFRERLAALLERREGDDVACLVADAHLLAMVDVARGLGVPTLVLRTASAACFRCFLAYPMLHEKGYLPPQESDLDMPVKELPPLRVKDLYYARRVDNELVTKLLTRATQAVKNSSGLVINTSDALEKTELERIRDELNIPMVLPVGPLHKLSSKSVGSSLLNQDYGCIEWLETRPSKSVLYVSFGSLASVGSKEFLEVAWGLANSGVPFLWVVRPDILQDLDDPNFPNGFEAAVQDRGKLIQWAPQEEVLAHRAVGGFWTHNGWNSTLESICEGVPMMCRPQFADQPMNTRYVEQTWGVGFELEGVLERGKIEKAVRKLMKDREGDEMRERAKELKNKVEDCLKIGGSSQIAIDKLVNYLLAT; encoded by the exons ATGGCCACCGCCGCTGCTggcggccgtcggcggcgcgtGCTGTTCTTCCCGCTCCCGTACCAGGGCCACATAAACCCCATGTTCCagctcgccggcctcctccacgcGCGCGGGTTCGCCGTCACCATCTTCCACACCCACTTCAACGCCCCCGACGCGTCCGCCCATCGGGACTACGACTTCGtccccgtccccgacggcatGCCGGAGGGTGGCCACCCGCTGCTGGACACCGTCAAGCGCATCCTCGACATGAACCGCGCCTGCGAGGCGCCGTTCCGGGAGCGCCTCGCCGCCCTGCTGGAGCGGCGGGAGGGCGACGACGTCGCGTGCCTCGTCGCCGACGCGCACCTGCTGGCGATGGTGGACGTGGCGCGGGGCCTCGGCGTGCCCACGCTGGTGCTGCGCACCGCCAGCGCCGCGTGCTTCCGCTGCTTCCTGGCGTACCCCATGCTTCATGAAAAGGGTTATCTGCCTCCGCAAG AGTCAGATCTAGACATGCCAGTGAAGGAGTTGCCACCACTGCGGGTAAAGGACCTCTACTACGCAAGAAGGGTTGACAATGAACTGGTGACCAAATTGCTCACTCGAGCCACGCAAGCAGTAAAGAATTCATCCGGTTTAGTTATCAACACATCTGATGCTCTGGAGAAAACCGAGCTCGAGAGGATCCGTGATGAGCTCAACATCCCTATGGTTCTCCCTGTAGGCCCTCTCCACAAGCTTTCTTCCAAGAGCGTAGGGAGCAGCTTACTGAACCAAGACTATGGTTGCATCGAGTGGCTGGAAACGCGACCTTCGAAATCGGTGTTGTATGTCAGCTTTGGGAGTTTGGCATCAGTGGGCTCCAAGGAGTTCTTGGAGGTGGCTTGGGGTTTGGCAAACAGTGGCGTTCCTTTCCTATGGGTGGTTCGGCCAGATATATTGCAAGATTTGGATGATCCCAATTTCCCAAACGGCTTTGAGGCCGCAGTTCAGGACAGGGGCAAGCTGATTCAGTGGGCCCCACAAGAGGAGGTGTTGGCGCACCGTGCTGTGGGTGGGTTTTGGACCCACAATGGATGGAACTCGACATTGGAGAGTATTTGTGAGGGTGTTCCGATGATGTGTAGGCCTCAATTCGCAGATCAGCCGATGAACACGAGGTATGTGGAGCAAACATGGGGTGTAGGGTTTGAGCTTGAAGGCGTGCTAGAAAGAGGAAAAATTGAGAAGGCCGTAAGGAAGCTAATGAAGGATAGAGAAGGTGATGAGATGAGGGAAAGAGCTAAGGAACTAAAGAACAAAGTGGAGGACTGCTTGAAAATTGGTGGGTCTTCTCAGATTGCCATTGACAAGTTGGTGAACTACTTACTTGCTACGTGA
- the LOC117842762 gene encoding DIMBOA UDP-glucosyltransferase BX9 yields MAGDDGVQGVRDGGGDPRPRRVLVFPLPFQGHIDPMMHLAGALHARAGLAVTVLHTRFNALDPARHPEFRFVEVPDGVPAGVAATGRIIDVILAMNAAMEASPAAVLGALASAMIAEDEDEEAPRAACLVIDSNLLSVQRAAEKLGLPTMVLRTGSAACLRCFLAYPMLHDKGYLPSQESQLYMPVPELPPLRVRDLFQTKISSHEMVREVIARITETVRNCSGLIINTFEALEPDELQKLRGELDLPLLLAAGPLHKLSSKTTGSSLLDQDYSCIEWLDTQPPGSVLYVSFGSLAAMDSGEFVEVAWGLANSGHPFLWVVRPNLVQDTDIAQLPDGFEDAVKGRGMVIQWAPQQEVLAHRAVGGFWTHCGWNSTLESVGEGVPMICRPNAVDQMMNARYVEEVWGVGFELEGELERGEVEGAVRKLMGGGREGAEMTERAEVLRRKVAECLDGSGSSRTAIDKLVDYMLSL; encoded by the exons ATGGCCGGCGATGATGGCGTCCAAGGAgtgcgcgacggcggcggcgacccgcgcccgcgccgcgtgCTGGTGTTCCCGCTGCCGTTCCAGGGCCACATCGACCCGATGATGCACCTGGCCGGCGCGCTCCACGCCCGGGCCGGCCTCGCCGTCACCGTCCTCCACACGCGCTTCAACGCCCTGGACCCCGCGCGCCACCCGGAGTTCCGGTTCGTCGAGGTCCCGGACGGCGTgcccgccggcgtcgccgcgaCGGGCAGGATCATCGACGTCATCCTCGCCATGAACGCCGCCATggaggcgtcgccggcggccgtgctGGGCGCCCTGGCGTCCGCGATGATcgcggaggacgaggacgaggaggcgccccgcgccgcgtgCCTCGTCATCGACTCCAACCTCCTCTCCGTGCAGCGGGCCGCCGAGAAGCTCGGGCTTCCAACGATGGTGCTGCGCACCGGGAGCGCCGCGTGCTTGAGGTGCTTCCTCGCCTACCCCATGCTCCATGACAAGGGCTACCTGCCTTCCCAAG AGTCACAGCTCTACATGCCGGTGCCGGAGCTGCCACCTCTCCGAGTGAGAGACCTCTTCCAAACCAAGATCAGCAGCCACGAGATGGTCCGCGAGGTCATCGCCCGGATCACCGAGACCGTGAGGAACTGCTCGGGCCTCATCATCAACACGTTCGAGGCCCTGGAGCCAGACGAGCTACAGAAACTCCGCggcgagctcgacctcccgctgctcctcgccgccggcccgctCCACAAGCTCTCCTCTAAGACCACCGGGAGCAGCCTCCTGGACCAGGACTACAGCTGCATCGAGTGGCTGGACACCCAGCCCCCGGGATCGGTGCTGTACGTGAGCTTCGGGAGTCTGGCCGCCATGGATTCCGGCGAGTTCGTCGAGGTGGCCTGGGGCCTGGCGAACAGCGGCCACCCCTTCCTCTGGGTCGTTCGGCCCAACCTAGTGCAAGACACTGACATCGCGCAGCTACCCGATGGCTTCGAGGACGCCGTCAAGGGTAGGGGCATGGTGATCCAGTGGGCCCCGCAGCAGGAGGTGCTGGCCCACCGGGCAGTGGGTGGGTTCTggacgcactgcgggtggaactcgacgcTGGAGAGCGTCGGCGAAGGGGTCCCGATGATCTGCAGGCCCAACGCGGTGGACCAGATGATGAACGCGAGGTACGTGGAGGAGGTCTGGGGTGTCGGGTTCGAGCTGGAAGGCGAGCTGGAGAGAGGGGAGGTCGAGGGTGCTGTTAGGAAGCTGATGGgtggtgggagggagggagctgaGATGACGGAGAGAGCAGAGGTGCTCAGGAGGAAAGTTGCCGAGTGCTTGGATGGGTCTGGGTCTTCTCGGACCGCCATTGACAAGTTAGTCGACTACATGCTGTCTCTGTGA
- the LOC117843423 gene encoding DIMBOA UDP-glucosyltransferase BX8 — MHFIENLKSAKVLYATPAPYQSRVTICRPLIATTTTLRRPEPMAGQEQRRRRHRVVLFPLPFQGHVTPMLQLAALLHSRGLAVTVLHTAFNAPDPARHPELAFVPIREALPDEVTCPGADIARQLLALNTACEAPFRDALASLLLLRGRRGQDQDQGAVACAVVDGQCYAAVDAAAQLGVPVVALRTDSAATFRTMLAFPRLRDAGYVPIKEEMLDELVPDLEPLRVRDLIRVDGSDADALCGFIARVAGAVRSSASGVVVNTFEGIEAPELAKIRRELSLPVFAVGPLHLLSRAPAEQTTLRAPDGGCLAWLDTRPPRSVLYVSLGSVATVGHAAFEEMAWGLAGSGVPFLWVVRPGLVAGGEEEAPPPLPDGFSEEIKNRGKIVTWAPQREVLAHAAIGAFWTHCGWNSTLESVCEGVPMLVQPCFADQTVNARYVTHVWGVGTEVGEVIERGIVAEAVAKVMVGEEGARMRERAHRLKMEASAATSLSIDSLIHYISSLPTAN; from the exons atgcattttATTGAAAATTTGAAATCAGCAAAGGTTCTCTACGCTACTCCTGCTCCATACCAATCCCGCGTCACCATCTGCAGACCTCTCATTGCCACCACAACCACTCTCCGCCGTCCGGAGCCGATGGCCGGACAAgaacagcgccgccgccgccaccgcgtcgtGCTGTTCCCGCTGCCGTTCCAGGGACACGTCACCCCGATGCTccagctcgccgcgctcctccactCCCGGGGCCTCGCCGTCACCGTCCTCCACACGGCGTTCAACGCCCCCGACCCCGCGCGCCACCCGGAGCTCGCCTTTGTCCCCATCCGCGAGGCGCTCCCCGACGAGGTCACCTGCCCCGGCGCCGACATCGCCAGGCAGCTCCTGGCGCTGAACACCGCCTGCGAGGCGCCCTTCCGGGACGCCCTcgcgtcgctgctgctgctgcgcgggcgccgcggccaGGACCAGGACCAGGGCGCCGTGGCTTGCGCGGTGGTCGATGGGCAGTGCTACGCCGCGGTGGACGCTGCCGCCCAGCTCGGCGTCCCCGTCGTCGCGCTCCGGACCGACAGCGCCGCCACGTTCCGCACCATGCTCGCGTTCCCGCGGCTGCGCGACGCCGGCTACGTTCCCATCAAAG AGGAGATGCTCGATGAGCTGGTGCCGGATCTCGAGCCGCTCCGCGTGCGGGACCTGATCCGCGTCGACGGCAGCGACGCCGACGCGCTGTGCGGCTTCAtcgcccgcgtcgccggcgccgtccgtTCCTCGGCGTCCGGCGTCGTCGTCAACACGTTCGAGGGGATCGAGGCGCCGGAGCTCGCCAAGATCCGGCGTGAGCTCTCTCTCCCGGTCTTCGCGGTCGGGCCGCTACACCTGCTGTCCCGGGCGCCGGCGGAGCAAACCACCCTGCGCGCGCCCGACGGCGGCTGCCTGGCGTGGCTGGACACGCGCCCGCCGCGCTCCGTGCTGTACGTGAGCCTGGGGAGCGTGGCCACCGTCGGCCACGCCGCGTTCGAGGAGATGGCGTGGGggcttgccggcagcggcgtcccGTTCCTGTGGGTCGTCCGGCCGGgcttggtcgccggcggcgaggaggaggctcCGCCGCCATTGCCAGATGGGTTCAGCGAGGAGATCAAAAACAGGGGGAAGATTGTGACATGGGCTCCACAGAGAGAGGTCTTGGCGCACGCAGCCATTGGCGCGTTCTggacgcactgcgggtggaactcgacaTTGGAGAGCGTCTGCGAAGGGGTGCCCATGCTCGTGCAGCCGTGCTTCGCGGACCAGACGGTGAACGCGAGGTACGTGACGCACGTGTGGGGGGTTGGGACGGAGGTTGGGGAGGTGATCGAGAGGGGAATCgtcgcggaggcggtggcgaagGTGATGGTTGGGGAAGAAGGAGCTCGGATGAGGGAGAGGGCACACCGTCTGAAGATGGAAGCATCTGCCGCTACTAGTTTGTCCATAGATAGCCTAATTCATTACATATCGTCCCTGCCAACTGCAAATTAG
- the LOC117844059 gene encoding putative disease resistance protein RGA3: MYEGSYLLDTVMYRMLQQESTNYKSRGQSSSALPKLGPAKHVCFCSRRVNTPCQGDGVKEVQEMLGSLRGVIDDMAEFIVFLKSYPPISREPYSKYMFLEKCMFGRQVEMEKITNFLLQQDPPGTESLQVLPIAGPARVGKSTLVEHVCYDERVRNHFSSIILCNGYPAAPEGGRVMKEQTHDSHGRSLVIVELADDFVLDEQCKKLCSAGRHMPPESKVIITSRSENIAKLGTAGAIRLNFLPQEAYWYFFKVLAFGSTDPEEHPELASIAMEVAEMLGGSFLGANTVSGMLRANLDARFWRKILALQRNHVERNTLRFGEHPHSLLQKNRTVYLWTMSNRAMWFKVHYREKRYHDHEVPKITLLDVQTGGAETHGKFEVVVWKSRIPPYHSYLMSCEMEAPNLMAKKKRPHSMM; the protein is encoded by the coding sequence ATGTACGAAGGCTCCTACCTGCTTGATACTGTCATGTACCGCATGCTGCAGCAAGAGAGTACCAATTACAAATCTCGTGGTCAGTCATCATCTGCCCTGCCCAAATTAGGTCCAGCAAAGCATGTGTGCTTCTGTTCCAGGAGGGTGAACACGCCATGTCAAGGTGATGGGGTGAAGGAGGTGCAGGAGATGCTTGGAAGCCTGCGTGGCGTCATCGACGACATGGCGGAGTTCATCGTCTTCCTGAAATCATATCCTCCCATCAGCCGAGAGCCATACAGCAAGTACATGTTTCTCGAGAAGTGCATGTTTGGGCGCCAGGTGGAGATGGAGAAAATTACCAACTTCTTGCTACAACAAGATCCACCCGGCACGGAAAGTCTGCAGGTGCTTCCCATAGCTGGTCCAGCAAGAGTTGGCAAAAGCACTCTTGTGGAGCATGTCTGTTACGACGAGAGGGTGCGCAACCACTTCTCTTCCATAATCCTATGCAATGGATATCCTGCTGCTCCGGAAGGCGGCAGAGTCATGAAGGAACAAACCCATGATTCACATGGAAGGTCACTTGTTATCGTGGAGCTTGCTGATGATTTTGTTCTAGACGAGCAGTGCAAGAAGTTGTGCTCTGCAGGAAGGCACATGCCACCAGAAAGTAAAGTTATCATCACAAGCCGATCGGAGAATATCGCGAAACTTGGAACAGCAGGAGCTATCAGACTGAATTTTTTACCCCAAGAAGCTTACTGGTACTTCTTCAAGGTGTTGGCTTTTGGGAGCACAGATCCAGAGGAGCATCCAGAGCTAGCATCCATAGCTATGGAAGTCGCAGAAATGCTTGGTGGATCTTTCTTGGGCGCTAACACTGTCAGTGGGATGCTGAGAGCTAATCTTGATGCCCGGTTTTGGCGCAAGATCCTCGCGTTGCAGAGGAACCATGTAGAGAGGAATACCCTCCGTTTCGGGGAACATCCGCATAGTCTTCTTCAGAAAAACCGGACTGTTTATCTTTGGACTATGTCCAACAGAGCCATGTGGTTCAAAGTTCACTATCGTGAAAAGCGTTATCATGATCATGAGGTTCCGAAGATAACGCTGCTTGATGTTCAGACTGGAGGTGCTGAAACTCATGGCAAGTTTGAAGTCGTAGTGTGGAAATCACGCATACCCCCGTACCACAGCTACCTGATGAGCTGTGAGATGGAGGCGCCAAATCTGATGGCCAAGAAGAAGCGGCCTCACTCCATGATGTGA
- the LOC117843033 gene encoding DIMBOA UDP-glucosyltransferase BX8, whose protein sequence is MAGEEQLRDGGLHRRRVVVLFSLPFHGHLNPTLKLAALLRARGLAVTVLHTDFNAPDPARHPGLAFVPIHETPLQDTAVSPDSDILAKLLALNAAIAAPFRQALASLQDAVACAVVDGQCYAAMDAAGELGVPVLALRTDSAAALRNMLAIPRLRDAGYLPFKEEQLDEPAPGLEPLRVRDLIRVDGCDTDELCGFVTSVADAVRASVSGIVFNTFEAIEAPELAKIQRELSLPAFAVGPLHLLSQTPPPAEQSLHAPDRGCLAWLDARTPRSVLYVSLGSLACVNRAAFEEMAWGLAGSGVPFLWVVRPGMVTGGAAGEEAPPPLPDGLEEKMRGRGKIVTWAPQREVLAHDAIGAFWTHCGWNSILESICEGVPMLVQPCFADQMVNARYVTHEWGVGMEVGEVIERERVAKAVTKLMVGEDGARMRERARRLQVQASAATSLALDSLVQYILSL, encoded by the exons ATGGCCGGAGAAGAACAGCTCCGCGACGgcggcctccaccgccgtcgAGTCGTCGTCCTCTTCTCCCTGCCGTTCCACGGCCACCTCAACCCCACGCTGAAGCTCGCGGCGCTGCTCCGCGCGCGGGGCCTCGCCGTCACCGTCCTCCACACGGACTTCAACGCCCCGGACCCCGCGCGCCACCCTGGGCTCGCCTTCGTCCCCATCCACGAGACGCCGCTCCAGGACACGGCCGTCTCCCCCGACTCCGACatcctcgcgaagctcctggccCTGAACGCCGCCATCGCGGCGCCCTTCCGGCAGGCCCTCGCGTCGCTGCAGGACGCCGTCGCGTGCGCGGTGGTCGACGGGCAGTGCTACGCGGCGatggacgccgccggcgagctcggcgtCCCCGTCCTCGCGCTCCGGACCgacagcgccgccgcgctccgcaaCATGCTAGCGATCCCGCGGCTGCGCGACGCCGGCTACCTTCCCTTCAAAG AGGAGCAGCTGGATGAGCCGGCGCCGGGCCTCGAGCCGCTCCGCGTGCGAGACCTGATCCGCGTCGACGGCTGCGACACCGACGAGCTCTGCGGCTTCGTCACCAgcgtcgccgacgccgtccgAGCCTCGGTGTCCGGCATCGTCTTCAACACGTTCGAGGCCATCGAGGCGCCGGAGCTAGCCAAGATCCAGCGCGAGCTCTCCCTTCCCGCGTTCGCGGTCGGGCCGTTGCACTTGCTGTCCCAGACACCACCGCCGGCGGAGCAGAGCTTGCACGCGCCCGACCGCGGCTGCCTGGCGTGGCTGGACGCGCGCACGCCGCGCTCCGTGCTCTACGTGAGCCTGGGAAGCTTGGCGTGCGTCAACCGCGCCGCGTTCGAGGAGATGGCGTGGGGgctggccggcagcggcgtgccGTTCCTGTGGGTCGTCCGGCCTGGCATGGTCACTGGCGGCGCCGCTGGCGAAGAGGCTCCACCGCCGTTGCCGGACGGGTTGGAGGAGAAGATGAGGGGCAGAGGGAAGATTGTGACATGGGCTCCGCAAAGGGAGGTCTTGGCGCACGATGCAATCGGCGCGTTCTggacgcactgcgggtggaactcgatATTGGAGAGCATTTGCGAAGGTGTGCCCATGCTAGTGCAGCCGTGCTTCGCGGACCAGATGGTGAACGCGCGGTACGTGACGCACGAGTGGGGTGTTGGGATGGAGGTTGGGGAGGTGAtcgagagggagagggtggcGAAGGCGGTGACGAAGTTGATGGTTGGGGAAGATGGAGCTCGGATGAGGGAGAGGGCACGCCGTCTGCAGGTGCAAGCATCTGCTGCTACTAGTTTGGCCTTAGACAGTCTAGTCCAGTACATACTGTCCCTGTGA
- the LOC117843288 gene encoding FBD-associated F-box protein At4g13985, which produces MGRPSGSARKEARIADGAGADRFTALPIELRAHIVSFLPYREIVQLSVLSRPWMHIHHYTPVVKLNLDEFLFFDDIMLDEGDEDALPGVVDDGLLVGLRVALRRRAQEGSGCTVDALRIAYAVDDRRMRRHADRIIALVDARRIRVTVPYNGRTSRDAWTLALPAAARYLDVAVFGHLSPAITGPGAAALLNLRLEHVVLREWPCLPSLRSLTLNAVTVEAPLPPGAWSPLLEYLSIFNSKIEQARVDIRLPLLKSLDLDLVDVSAHGDSIGSPFGDITVDAPRLEDLEVNCIAGCAAEYKSFTLRAPMLRYLYWHNQFAERVAIDVGSPGSVTAGKIQFEWNHESSCRELKSYKAQMMRMLEGLIPELSPERVADAARPHMTLDKYTVEGIDFVEDGKMIPEERLACDLDAIMSSLKD; this is translated from the exons ATGGGAAGGCCCAGCGGAAGCGCGCGCAAGGAAGCCAGgatcgccgacggcgccggcgccgaccgcTTCACCGCGCTGCCGATCGAGCTCCGCGCGCACATCGTCTCCTTCCTCCCGTACCGGGAGATCGTCCAGCTTTCGGTGCTGTCACGGCCTTGGATGCACATCCACCACTACACGCCCGTCGTCAAGCTCAATCTCGACGAGTTCCTCTTCTTCGACGACATCATGCTCGACGAGGGGGACGAGGACGCCCTCCCCGGCGTCGTCGACGACGGCCTCCTCGTCGGCCTCCGCGTcgcgctccgccgccgtgcgcaGGAGGGGTCCGGGTGCACGGTGGACGCCCTCAGGATCGCCTACGCCGTCGACGACCGCCGCATGAGGCGCCACGCCGACCGCATCATCGCCCTCGTCGACGCGCGCAGGATCCGCGTCACCGTCCCCTACAACGGCCGCACCTCGAGAGACGCGTGGACGCTGGCCctcccggccgcggcgcgctACCTGGACGTCGCCGTGTTCGGCCATCTCTCGCCGGCAATCACGGggccaggcgccgccgccctgctgAATCTCCGCCTCGAGCACGTCGTGCTCCGCGAGTGGCCGTGCCTCCCGTCCCTGCGCTCCCTGACGCTCAACGCCGTCACCGTCGAGGCGCCGCTCCCACCTGGCGCGTGGTCCCCGCTGCTCGAGTACCTGAGCATCTTCAATTCCAAAATCGAGCAAGCGCGTGTCGACATTCGCCTGCCGCTCCTCAAGAGCCTTGACTTGGATCTGGTCGACGTCAGCGCACACGGCGACTCCATCGGCTCGCCGTTCGGAGACATCACCGTCGACGCTCCGAGGCTGGAGGATCTGGAGGTGAACTGCATCGCTGGCTGCGCCGCCGAGTACAAGTCGTTCACGCTGCGGGCGCCGATGCTGCGCTACCTGTACTGGCACAACCAGTTCGCGGAGCGCGTGGCCATCGATGTTGGCAGCCCGGGCAGCGTCACGGCGGGGAAGATCCAGTTCGAGTGGAATCACGAGAGTAGCTGCCGCGAGCTGAAGAGCTACAAGGCACAGATGATGCGGATGCTGGAGGGCCTCATCCCGGAGCTGTCGCCGGAGCGTGTCGCCGACGCTGCAAG GCCTCACATGACGCTCGACAAGTACACCGTGGAGGGCATTGACTTTGTGGAGGACGGCAAGATGATCCCCGAGGAGAGGCTCGCCTGCGACCTCGATGCCATCATGTCGTCGCTAAAGGACTGA